The genomic segment ATTGGGAATGACAGCGCCGCCAATCGAAGCCTTGGCCGAAAATTCCTGCAGGTCGTTGATCTGGGCCGGTGTGAGGCCCGTGGTTCCGATCACCGGATGGATGCCATAGGCGATGGCCGCCCGGGTGTGGTCATAGACCACCGAAGGGTGGGTGAAATCCACCAGGACCGCCCCGCCATCGTTGTCCCGCACAGACTGGCTGACGGCGCAGAGACAGCCTTCAAAGTCTGCGGTGACGGCGATCTCAAGCTCACCTAAACCCAGCTCCAGGCCCACATCAGACCCTTCTTTGCCGGGGGTGTTGTCGATCGCTCCCGCCAGGGTGCAGTCGTCGGCACCGATCACCGCCTTTATCACTTCAGCACCCATTCGGCCGAGGGCACCAGCCACGACGACAGGAACGGAAGAGCTCATTGAAGTGCCGCGAACGCCCCAAAGCCTATGGGGCTGTTCGTGTAACGCCCGTATGGAAATCGTCGCCAGGGTCCTGACCTGACCGTATGGTTCTTCACATTGCTCAAAACGCGCCGATGTTCACGCAGGTCCGCTCCGCCGATCGCCGAGTTGCTCCTGCTGAGGGTCAAAACCATCGTTCCGTGATGAAAGCGGTTTACGTGGTTCTTGAGCCGCAGTACCAAAACGCGTTGACCCAGGCGGCTACCGCTCTCAACGCTGCCGGTGGCGATCTCGGGATCGAGCTGAGCGGGTACTTGATCGAGGAACTTCGCGACGACAGCAATTACGCCGATTTCTGCGCGGATGTCGCTCAGGCTGATGTCTTCGTTGCTTCGTTGATCTTCATCGAAGATCTGGCTCAGAAGGTCGTGGATGCCGTTGCGCCGCATCGCGATCAGCTCAAAGCCGCCGTGGTCTTCCCGTCCATGCCGGAGGTGATGCGCCTCAACAAGCTCGGCAGTTTTTCGATGGCCCAGTTGGGTCAGAGCAAGAGCGCGATCGCCGGCTTCATGAAGAAGCGAAAGGAGGCGGGTGGGGCTGGCTTCCAGGACGCCATGCTCAAGCTCCTGAACACGCTGCCGACGGTTCTCAAGTATCTGCCCGTGGAGAAGGCGCAGGATGCTCGCAGCTTCATGCTCAGCTTCCAGTACTGGCTGGGAGGCACGCCGGATAACCTCCGCAACTTCCTGCTGATGCTGGCGGACAAATACGTCTTCCCAGCTGCCGAGGGTTCAGCGCGCCCGGCACTGGATGTGGCGGATCCTGAGGTGTTTCCGGATCTCGGGATCTGGCACCCCCTGGCTCCATCGATGTTCGAGGACCTCAAGGAGTACCTGAACTGGACCGCCAGTCGACACGATTTGAGCGAGAAGGCTCTCAGCGGCCCTGTCATCGGGCTGGTGCTGCAGCGCAGCCACATCGTGACCGGCGATGACGCCCACTACGTGGCAACGATTCAGGAACTGGAGTTCCGCGGTGCGCGGGTGATTCCCGTTTTCTGTGGCGGCCTGGATTTCTCCAAGCCGGTGAATGCATTTTTCTACGACCCCATCAATCCCGAGCAGCCCCTGGTCGATGGAATTGTTTCCCTCACCGGGTTTGCCCTGGTGGGAGGACCCGCTCGCCAGGATCACCCCAAGGCGATTGAGTCCCTCAAGAAACTCAACCGCCCCTACATGGTGGCGCTGCCCCTGGTGTTTCAGACCACCCAGGAATGGGAGGACAGCGACCTGGGTCTGCATCCCGTCCAGGTGGCCCTGCAGATTGCCATTCCCGAGCTGGATGGGGCGATCGAGCCGATCGTTCTTTCCGGACGCGACGATGCCACTGGAAAAGCTCACACCCTGCAGGACCGGGTGGATGCGATCGCTGAACGTGCCATCCGCTGGTCGTCGCTGCGAATCAAGCCCCGCGCGGAGAAAAAGCTGGCGATCACGGTGTTCAGCTTTCCGCCGGACAAAGGCAATGTCGGAACGGCTGCCTATCTCGATGTCTTCGGCTCCATCCATCGAGTGATGGAGGAGATGAAGGCCAAGGGTTACGACATCAGGGATCTGCCCAGCACGCCAAAGGCTCTGATGGATGCGGTGATCAATGATCCCGAAGCACTTCAGGGTGCCCCGGAACTCTCAATCGCCCATCGCATGAGCGTTGAAGAATATGAGCGTCTGACCCCTTATTCCGTACGACTCGAGGAGAACTGGGGCAAGCCTCCGGGCAACCTTAATAGCGATGGTCAGAATCTTCTCGTCTTTGGCCGTCACTTCGGCAACCTGTTTGTTGGTGTTCAGCCCACCTTCGGCTACGAAGGTGATCCGATGCGTCTGCTGTACTCCCGCAGCGCCAGTCCCCATCATGGTTTTGCGGCCTATTACACCTACCTCGAGAAGATCTGGGGTGCCGATGCGGTGCTCCACTTCGGCACCCATGGCTCGTTGGAATTCATGCCTGGCAAGCAGATGGGCATGAGCGAGACCTGCTACCCCGACAGCCTGATTGGTGGTCTTCCCAACCTCTACTACTACGCCGCCAATAACCCTTCCGAAGCCACCATCGCCAAACGTCGTGGCTACGCCTCCACCATCAGCTACCTCACCCCACCAGCAGAAAATTCCGGTCTCTACAAGGGTCTGAAGGAACTCGGTGAGTTGGTGGGCTCCTACCAGCAGCTACGCGAAGGCGGCAGGGGCGTGCAGATCGTCAACTCGATTGTGGAAACCGCGCGACAGTGCAATCTCGACAAAGACGTGAATCTGCCGGAGCAGGACGCCGCAGGCATGGACCTTGACGGTCGTGATGCCCTCGTTGGCGCGGTGTACCGCCAGTTGATGGAGATCGAAAGCCGTCTTCTCCCCTGCGGTCTTCACACGATCGGCAAGCCGCCGACGGCTGAAGAAGCCATCGCCACCCTTGTGAGCATCGCCGCTCTCGAAAGAGACGAGGATGGATTGCGCTCCCTTCCTGGACTGTTGGCCGAGGCGATGGGTCGCACCATCGACGATGTTTACCAGGGCAACGACTCAGGTGTTCTTGCCGATGTGGAGCTGAATCGCACCATCACAGAGACATCCCGTGCAGCCATCGGAGCCATGGTGCGCTCTTTGACGGGACGCGACGGAAGAGTCACTCTCCGCAACAGTTTTGGCTGGCTCTACGACCTGCTGAGCCGCTTCGGCCTGCAGCTGCCTTCCCCTTGGTTGCGCGCCTGCTGCTCTGCAGGCTTTACCCAGATCGACTCCGTTGAGCTCGATAAATTGTTCGTCTATCTGCGCTTCTGTCTCGAGCAGGTCTGCGCAGACATGGAGATGGAGAGCCTGTTGAGAGCTCTCGATGGTGAATACGTGCTGCCGGGCCCGGGTGGCGATCCGATTCGCAATCCCGGCGTCTTACCCAGCGGAAAGAACATACATGCCCTTGACCCGCAGGCGATTCCGACCCGCGCTGCCGTGGCCGCGGCCAAGGGCGTGGTGGACAAACTGATCGAACGTCAGCGTGAGGAACAGGGCACCTGGCCTGAAACCATCGCCTGCGTTCTCTGGGGTACCGACAACATCAAAACCTACGGTGAATCCCTGGCGCAGATTCTCTGGTTTGTGGGTGTGAAACCCATGCCGGATTCCGTCGGCCGCGTGAACAAGCTCGAGCTGATTCCTCTTGAGGAGCTTGGGCGTCCCCGGATCGATGTGGTGGTGAACTGTTCGGGAGTCTTCCGTGATCTGTTCATCAATCAGATGGCACTGATTGACCAGGCTGTGAAGATGGCGGCCGAGGCCGAAGAGCCACTCGAGGAGAACTTCGTGCGCCGACATGCGCTCGAACAGGCAGCAAAAGAGGGCACCAATCTGCGGGACGCCGCCTGCCGGGTGTTTTCCAATGCCAGCGGCAGCTACAGCTCAAATGTGAATCTTGCGGTGGAAAACAGCAGTTGGGAGGAGGAAGGAGAACTTCAGGAGATGTATCTCTCACGGAAGACCTTCGCCTTCAATGCTGACAATCCCGGCGAGATGAATCAAAAGCGGGAGGTGTTCGAAAATGTCATGAAAACGGCAGATGTCACCTTCCAGAATCTCGATTCCGCCGAGATTTCACTTACGGATGTCAGTCATTACTTCGACTCCGATCCCACTAAGTTGATCAAGGGTCTTCGTGATGACGGCAAGGAACCCACCAGCTTCATTGCGGACACCACAACGGCCAATGCCCAGGTTCGCTCTCTGAGTGAAACCATTCGCCTCGATTCCCGCACCAAGCTGTTGAATCCCAAGTGGTACGAAGGCATGCTGGATTCCGGCTATGAGGGTGTGAGAGAGGTTGCCAAACGCCTCAACTTCACCCTCGGTTGGAGCGCCACCAGTGGTGCCGTCGACAACTTCGTCTATGAGGAGGCGAACGAGACGTTCATCAACGACCCTGAGATGCGCAAGCGTCTGATGGATCTCAACCCCCACAGCTTCCGGCGCATCGTCGGCACGCTTCTTGAGGTCAACGGACGGGGTTATTGGGAAACGTCAGACGACAACATCCAGCAACTCCAGGAGCTCTATCAGGAGGTGGAAGATCGCATTGAGGGGGTCACCACCGGCTGATGGGTCAGAACCGGCCGTCCAGGGCGTGATCGCTGATCGTTCGGTCTTTGAAATTCACCCCGGCCCATTGCTGGTACTCGTCCAGACTTCGTTCTGCACCAAGCCAGTAGTGATGCAGATCGTCCACGTCTTCCATGGAGGGATTGAGTCGATCCAGGGGTGACTGATCAATGCTGCCGAGCAGAGCATGCACCCGCACGAGGGACCGACGGTTCAGCTTGAACCAGCCGTCGTTGTCTGCCCAGTGTTGCGCTGATCGATCACCGTCTCCACTGTTTGATTTGTAGAGGTGAAACAGGAGAAGGCGATGGGGACAGTAGATGTTGAAGCCGTGGGTCCAGAGCCGCGCCGACAGTGAAATCTCTTCACCGTAGAAATAAAGTTTGGGGTCGTAGGGCACCAGGTTGACGATTCCCCCAGGCCCAAACAAAAAGCCTCCAGCCACAAAGGCATTGGGGATGGGTTGTTCAGGTTGCTGTTGAGGCAGGCGGTAACGGCTGATGCCCTGAAATTTGAGGATGCCGTAGTCATCAAACTGTTGGGCAGCCATCACCGGAAGGCTCTCGCAGTGCAGCGTGCACGGTGGTTGGAACCCGTTCGGGTACACGCTGAGCACGGCCATCGGGTCCTGGCATTCCCTCCAGGTTTGGATCAACAGCTCGTCCCAGTTGCGAACCGCGCGCATATGACTGTCGATCTGGAGCAGAAAGGTTTCATTCGCGAAGAACTGCTGAGCCTGGTGTCGGGCCCAGCAGGCCCCCTGGCTCTCCTGGGCCGCGAAGCGGACCATTGAAAGCTGCTGATGATCGGGGAAGGCCGACGGATCCCAGTGCGGGGGATCCGTGTCGTCCAGTTGCAGGCAAAGGCCGATATTCAGCCGATCGGGATCCTTCGCCATCGTGAGCAGATTCTCGAGCGTTGCCGGTAGATCCGGATCGCGATAGGCCGCGATCTGAATGAAGATCGACGGCCTCACCACAGAACAGCTGCCATGGAGAGGGTCTGGCGGATCGGCCCGACATCGTGAACCCGCAGCACAGCTGCTCCCGCCTGGGCACAACGACAGGCCACCGCGGCGGTCCCCCAGACCCTGGCGCGTGGTCTTGGTTCATCAAGGACAGCACCGATGAAGCGCTTCCGGGATGGGCCGATCAGCAGAGGGAATCCCTCCTGGTTGAGCTGCTCAAGACCTTTCAACAAGGCCAGGTTCTGCTCATGGGTCTTGGCGAAGCCCAGGCCTGGATCCCAGATGATGGCTTTGGCTGGAACCCCTGCTGCCAGAGCCACCTCCGTGCGTTCCATCAGGCCATGGCGCACCTGCTCAACGACATCGTCGTAATCCGTGAGCTGATCCATGGTGCGGCTGTTGCCACGGCTGTGCATCAGCACGACAGGACATCCGGCTGAGGCCACCAACGGGAGCATGGCTGGGTCACGACGTCCGCCACTGACATCGTTCACCCAGTCGGCCCCGGCGGCGAGAGCGGCCTCCGCCACCGGGGCGAGGAAGGTGTCGACGGAGATCAACGCTGCTGGAAACCGACTCCGGATCTCACGAAGTGGAGGCATGAGTCGCTTCAACTCCTCCTCGGCTCCCACCTCGTCTGCACCGGGTCTGGTGCTCTGGGCTCCCAGATCGAGAACATCGGCGCCGAGCTGAAGCTGCAAGGCGGCCTCCGCGACGGCGCGATCTCGCCGCAGGAAGCGACCACCATCGCTGAAGGAGTCCGGCGTGATGTTGATCACACCCATCACGGCGGTGCGCTGACGCCAGCCCTCTGGCCAGCGCATCGCGTCAGACCTCCTGATAGTTGGCAATGCGGGCAAAGCCGTCCGGCTTGAGCGATGCCCCTCCCACAAGCACCCCATCGATGTCACTCATCGACATCAGTTCATCGATGTTCCCCGGTTTCACGGAGCCGCCGTACTGGATCACCAGATCGGTGGCACCCACCCAACTGCGGACCAAACCACAGATGCGATTGGCTTCAGGTGATTCACATGTTTTGCCGGTGCCGATGGCCCAGATCGGTTCATAGGCAACGACCAGTTTGTTGGGATCCAGACCCTCCAGACCCTGTTCGATCTGACGCCGGATCACCCGTTCGGCCTCGCCGCGTTCGCGCTGTTCATCGCTTTCCCCAACGCAGACGATCGGAATCAGGCCATGGGACTGGGCAGCTCTGGCACGGTGGTTGATCTGTTCGTCGCTCTCTGAAAAGTATTTGCGAGGTTCGCTGTGCCCAACAATCGTGTACTTGACCTTGTGCTCCAGCAGCATCTCGGCTGAGATCTCCGCCGTGAAGGCTCCGTGATCCTGCCAATGGACGTTCTGACTGGAGAGTTCCACCGAACTGCCAGACGCCAGATCCGCCATCGTCGAGATGGCGGTGAAGGGAGGCGCCAGAACGATCTCCCGATCGTCCGGTGTGTCGGCGACCAGAGGTAGGAACGCAGACATGTAGTCCCTGGCCTGGGAGCAGGTCATGTGCATCTTCCAGTTGCCGGCGATCACCCGTCTGCGCACGCCTCAAACCTCAGCAGAACTGCCGGCCAACTTAAGGGGTTGCCGAAGTGCCGTCCTCGACGATCGCTTCCTCCCCGGCGAGGTTGACCCGATCGCCGGGCTGGAGCTGTCGGCCGCGGCGTGTCTCGACAACGCCATTGACGCTGACGGCCCCGGACTGAATGTGGTGTTTGGCTTCGCCGCCGGTGGCGACCCAGCCCAACCATTTGAGGAATTGATCGAGCTTCATCGCTGTGGAGCACCGGGATCCCATTGATACTGTGCCGGGATGCTTTCTCCCTCACAGGCTGGCTTCCGGCGTCTGCTGCCGCTGTTGCGTCCCCATCTGCGACAGCTGATCGCAGGCCTGGCCTGCATGTTGCTGTATGTCGGCAGCTTCCTGCTTCTGCTCAATCTGGCCGGTGAGCTGTTCCCGTCCCTGTCGTCCAGGGACCTGCCCAGGGTGTTGCTACTGATCGGTCAGGGGGTCGTGATCTTCGCAGTTCAGAAGCTGGCCCAGTTCGGCCAGGATTCACTTCTGGCCGGACCGGCTCTGCAGGTGAGTCAGACGCTGCGCAGTGATCTTTTCCGCACGCTTCAGACCGTAGAACTCGGGGCGTTGGAAAAACTCTCCGCTGGAGATCTCACCTATCGACTGACCGAGGATGCCGACCGTGTCAGCGAAGTGCTGTACAAGAGCATTCACGACACGGTGCCGAGCGCCCTGCAGCTTCTCGCTGTGCTGGGTTACATGCTCTGGCTTGACTGGAAGCTCACGG from the Synechococcus sp. KORDI-100 genome contains:
- a CDS encoding magnesium chelatase subunit H; the protein is MFTQVRSADRRVAPAEGQNHRSVMKAVYVVLEPQYQNALTQAATALNAAGGDLGIELSGYLIEELRDDSNYADFCADVAQADVFVASLIFIEDLAQKVVDAVAPHRDQLKAAVVFPSMPEVMRLNKLGSFSMAQLGQSKSAIAGFMKKRKEAGGAGFQDAMLKLLNTLPTVLKYLPVEKAQDARSFMLSFQYWLGGTPDNLRNFLLMLADKYVFPAAEGSARPALDVADPEVFPDLGIWHPLAPSMFEDLKEYLNWTASRHDLSEKALSGPVIGLVLQRSHIVTGDDAHYVATIQELEFRGARVIPVFCGGLDFSKPVNAFFYDPINPEQPLVDGIVSLTGFALVGGPARQDHPKAIESLKKLNRPYMVALPLVFQTTQEWEDSDLGLHPVQVALQIAIPELDGAIEPIVLSGRDDATGKAHTLQDRVDAIAERAIRWSSLRIKPRAEKKLAITVFSFPPDKGNVGTAAYLDVFGSIHRVMEEMKAKGYDIRDLPSTPKALMDAVINDPEALQGAPELSIAHRMSVEEYERLTPYSVRLEENWGKPPGNLNSDGQNLLVFGRHFGNLFVGVQPTFGYEGDPMRLLYSRSASPHHGFAAYYTYLEKIWGADAVLHFGTHGSLEFMPGKQMGMSETCYPDSLIGGLPNLYYYAANNPSEATIAKRRGYASTISYLTPPAENSGLYKGLKELGELVGSYQQLREGGRGVQIVNSIVETARQCNLDKDVNLPEQDAAGMDLDGRDALVGAVYRQLMEIESRLLPCGLHTIGKPPTAEEAIATLVSIAALERDEDGLRSLPGLLAEAMGRTIDDVYQGNDSGVLADVELNRTITETSRAAIGAMVRSLTGRDGRVTLRNSFGWLYDLLSRFGLQLPSPWLRACCSAGFTQIDSVELDKLFVYLRFCLEQVCADMEMESLLRALDGEYVLPGPGGDPIRNPGVLPSGKNIHALDPQAIPTRAAVAAAKGVVDKLIERQREEQGTWPETIACVLWGTDNIKTYGESLAQILWFVGVKPMPDSVGRVNKLELIPLEELGRPRIDVVVNCSGVFRDLFINQMALIDQAVKMAAEAEEPLEENFVRRHALEQAAKEGTNLRDAACRVFSNASGSYSSNVNLAVENSSWEEEGELQEMYLSRKTFAFNADNPGEMNQKREVFENVMKTADVTFQNLDSAEISLTDVSHYFDSDPTKLIKGLRDDGKEPTSFIADTTTANAQVRSLSETIRLDSRTKLLNPKWYEGMLDSGYEGVREVAKRLNFTLGWSATSGAVDNFVYEEANETFINDPEMRKRLMDLNPHSFRRIVGTLLEVNGRGYWETSDDNIQQLQELYQEVEDRIEGVTTG
- a CDS encoding GlcNAc-transferase family protein, which encodes MRPSIFIQIAAYRDPDLPATLENLLTMAKDPDRLNIGLCLQLDDTDPPHWDPSAFPDHQQLSMVRFAAQESQGACWARHQAQQFFANETFLLQIDSHMRAVRNWDELLIQTWRECQDPMAVLSVYPNGFQPPCTLHCESLPVMAAQQFDDYGILKFQGISRYRLPQQQPEQPIPNAFVAGGFLFGPGGIVNLVPYDPKLYFYGEEISLSARLWTHGFNIYCPHRLLLFHLYKSNSGDGDRSAQHWADNDGWFKLNRRSLVRVHALLGSIDQSPLDRLNPSMEDVDDLHHYWLGAERSLDEYQQWAGVNFKDRTISDHALDGRF
- the folP gene encoding dihydropteroate synthase, with the protein product MRWPEGWRQRTAVMGVINITPDSFSDGGRFLRRDRAVAEAALQLQLGADVLDLGAQSTRPGADEVGAEEELKRLMPPLREIRSRFPAALISVDTFLAPVAEAALAAGADWVNDVSGGRRDPAMLPLVASAGCPVVLMHSRGNSRTMDQLTDYDDVVEQVRHGLMERTEVALAAGVPAKAIIWDPGLGFAKTHEQNLALLKGLEQLNQEGFPLLIGPSRKRFIGAVLDEPRPRARVWGTAAVACRCAQAGAAVLRVHDVGPIRQTLSMAAVLW
- the tpiA gene encoding triose-phosphate isomerase; this encodes MRRRVIAGNWKMHMTCSQARDYMSAFLPLVADTPDDREIVLAPPFTAISTMADLASGSSVELSSQNVHWQDHGAFTAEISAEMLLEHKVKYTIVGHSEPRKYFSESDEQINHRARAAQSHGLIPIVCVGESDEQRERGEAERVIRRQIEQGLEGLDPNKLVVAYEPIWAIGTGKTCESPEANRICGLVRSWVGATDLVIQYGGSVKPGNIDELMSMSDIDGVLVGGASLKPDGFARIANYQEV
- a CDS encoding RNA-binding S4 domain-containing protein, with the protein product MKLDQFLKWLGWVATGGEAKHHIQSGAVSVNGVVETRRGRQLQPGDRVNLAGEEAIVEDGTSATP